TCCAGCATAAGTTTGGCCCCGATCATGGCAGGAACGCCCGTCGTGTAGGATACGGCCTGTGATTTGGTTTCTTTGCAGGTTTCTTCATGGTCACAGATATTGTATATATAGATGCTTTTTTCTTTGCCATCCTTAATCCCCTTAAAGATACAGCCAATATTGGTTTTACCTTTTGTCCTCGGTCCAAGTGATGCCGGATCGGGGAGGAGAGCTTTAAGGAACTGGATAGGTACGATCTTTTTCCCCTCAAATTCTACTTCATCGATCCTTGTCATCCCCACATTCTGCAGCACTCTTAAATGGGTCAGGTAGCTTTCACCGAAGGTCATGAAAAAACGTATTCTTTTGAGCCCTTTCATATGCTTAACCAGTGATTCCATCTCTTCGTGATAAAGAAGGTAAGAGTCCCGGGGGCCGATTTCGGGATAATCATGAACAATTTTGATTTCCATAGGCTCCGTTTCGATCCATTTTCCTTCTTCCCAGTAACGGCCTTTGGCGGTCACTTCACGGATATTGATTTCAGGATTAAAGTTAGTGGCAAAGGGATAACCATGATCACCGGCATTACAGTCAAGAATATCGATGGTATGGATTTCATCAAAAAAATGCTTCTGAGCATAGGCGCAAAAAACATTGGTTACACCGGGGTCAAAACCACTGCCGAGGAGCGCCATAAGCTCGGCATCACGATACCTTCCATTGTAGGCCCACTGCTCCTTGTATTCAAACTTCGCCGTATCAGGGTGTTCATAATTGGCCGTATCGAGATAATCAACACCGCACCGGAGGCAGGCCTCCATAATGGTCAAATCCTGGTAAGGAAGCGCCACATTGATGACAACATCGGGTTTTACGAGTTTAATAAGATCAACAAGCTCAGACACGTTGTCTGCATCGACATGGGCAACCTCGATCCTGTCACCCCCAATTTCATCCCTTATCTGCTCACACTTGCTCAAAGTACGGCTCGCAAGAACAATCCTCTCAAAAACGTCCCTGTTCATGACACACTTATGGGTGACAACCCTGCCGACGCCACCGGCCCCGATTATCAATACACTGCTCATTCTCTCTCCTTAAAAATAACGCTGTTATAAGAGCTAAAATTAACTGCAAGCAGCAAAAATGTCAAACAGAAAAGATGGACTTTTTGTAATCTATGCTTTCCGGTAAATAAATAATCCGGGAGGGTTTTAGAGAAGCAAGAAGGACTTTCCTGTCTCCTTACTTCTCTATATAAAGTGATATGGGCCTTAAACCTGGAAAGGGCAGTTGAATCCTTTTCTACTATCTTTTACCCGCACAGGTAACGCAATAGCAGGTGTAAGGAATTGCTTCGAGACGCTTTACAGGAATCGGCATCCCGCACATGCGGCAGGTTCCGTATTCGTCTTTCTCAATTAACTCAAGCGTTCTGTCTATCTGGTTAAGCTCTTCCAATGCTCCTTTATGAATGCCGCTTAGCACTTCCGCGTTTTCGAGTTCAATTGCCTGCTCTGAAGAGTCTCTGTTAAGTGGACTGGAGTAATCGAGGTTGATTTTATCTATTCTTGAGAGAAGAATTTCTCGCTTACTCATTAGTTTTTCACTGATTCTTTCATAGTGAGACATTATCTTAACTCCCTTATATAAGTTGGCCTGAATCAGGCAGAAGCAGTAATAATTTTATAGAGTCGATCCTTAAGCAGGAGACGCTCTTTCTTCTTATCTTCCAGGTAAAAATCAGAAGATACTTCAACTTCAGCCTCTATTCTTCTTACTTCACGGTCAACTTCATGGTATTCATCAAAAAGGCGCAGGAAGTAGTTATTCTCCAACTTGAGAGTGTGGATACGTTCACGATGTTCAGGGAATTCATGTAACAAATCATGCTTTTCGACCATTTTCTCCTCCTTCAGTTAATATAAAAAAATAAAAAACACGCTTACCCACCATCCTTATTGCTGTAATAATTTCTGATGTGAAGATCCGCCTTTTCAGCTTCAAAGTACATGTCGATCCCATTCATGGCTGGCATAATGATAACAATCTCATGAAATATGACAATCAGTTAAAAACTCTTTTTTTTGTCACAAATTCTATTTATTTTTGTAAGTATTTTACCTACAAGAAGAGCTATAAAAACTGAGGGAAAACAATAAGAAAAAAATAAGGAGGTTTAAGGCTTGAAAACTTTATATAATCAAAACCGGGATTATTCTATTAATCCATGTTTTACGGCGTAGTATGTAATCTCTGAATTGTTTTTCAGGTTCATTTTTTCAAGAACCCTGGCCCTGTAGGTACCAATTGTCTTTTCACTTAAAAATAACGATTCTGCAATTTCTTTAACTGTTTTCCCGGTAGCAATCATGCGCATCACTTCATATTCACGATTTGAAAGCTTTTCATGAGGATCTATTTTCAGGTTATCCTCAATGGCATAGGCCAACCTCTCTGCCACTGATTTGCTCACATGTTTACCACCACATGAAACCTTACGAACAGCATCGATTAATTCATCAAGAGCGCCCTCTTTAGTTAAATATCCGGAAGCACCTAATTTCAAGGCCCGAACAGCATATTGATCTTCGGGGCAAGCGCTCAAAATGAGGACAGCCAGCCGTGGAAATTCATTTTTTATATCCTTGACAATATCGAGGCCACTCTGTCCCGGCATGATAATATCAAGAATAATGACATCATATTTATGCTTACGTATTTTATCAAACACTTCATGACAAGTGGTCGCCTCATCAACAACAAGCATATCGCCAGGAGAAGATAAAACCTTCCTCAGGCCCTGCCTGATAAGGGGGTGATCATCTGCAATTAAAATATTTATCATGCTCTCACGATATCATTTATACGTTTAAAAAATGTACTCATATAAAATTGACAACCCATATTATGTTAGCACAGTTAATTTAAAAAAAAGATGATTATTTTGGTTGTACTAACGAAAGTCAGCTAAGCCATTTTTTATCAGACAAATACAAATATTCCAATTGAAACTGGCACAACAAAGCCACCATCTGCTATAATCAGCCTTCTACTATTCGCAAAAGGAAGCTGCTTTGGAAATACCTGAAATAAAGCCCGGTCATTTAGGTCCGGACCATGTTGCGCCTGATGCCATCCCCTTTATCAAACGGCAGCAAACAAACCCGTCACGCTGGAAGGGTGATGGATGGGATGCTTTTGTCGCTGAACTTGAAGAAAAAGGGCTTGAAATAAGGCAAGGGAAGGCGGCAAAAGGCATATTTATCACCGATGCGGGAGGCCTTGCCTATGGTCTGCCTCATGGAGCAGTGAGAGCCGAGAGTGCGGAGCAGATCTCTCAACTGCTTAAAGCGGCCCAAAAACACAAGGTACCCGTTACCACCCGCGGAGGGGGACTTACTACGGAGGGTGAGTCCGTAGCCTTCGGCGGAGTGCTTCTCGATATGACAGGCATGAGCAGGGTCAAAAAGGTAGACAAGGAAAATCTCACCGTCCGTACCGAGGCCGGCATCTTCTGGCACTCCCTTGCGGAAGAACTGAGGCGTTATAATATGGACTACCTTTCATCGCCTCTTAACCTTACCTCCTCTGTAGGAGGAACACTCGGCGTAGGCGGTGTCGACGTCAACTCGACCCGTTTCGGCTGCAGCGCAGATCAGGCCCTTTCTGTTGAAGTGGTAACACCGACCGGTGAGATTGTGGAATGCTCCGACTCGGTAAATGCAGACCTTTTCAAGCGCGTCATCCTCGGTTACGGCCAGTTCGGCGTCATTACGGAAGCAACTCTCAGGATCAGACCCTATACTCCGCTTAAAATGCACTATTTTTACTACAGTTCATTAGGAAATGCGGTGAAAGATCTCGTCATGATTGACAAGGCTAGAGCCTGCCACTATTCAGGCATTCTCACCATGATGGACAGGGCTATCACCCTCCTTGTCGCATTCGACTCAGATAATGCAGAGCAGGAGTTCATGTCAGAATGGCGGCCAAAACTCAAGGGTCACGGAGAAGCGGCTTTTGCCGTTAATACCGCCCTCTATTATCTTTTGAGGCCATGGAAAGTGCGTGAGGCGCTTTTTCTCTATAATCGGAAGAAGGAACTTTTCCCTGACCTTCATCCGCCTCATCATATGAAAGACGGCAAAATCCTCGACCGCACCGTCGTATTTTCACGGGCTGTCTGGAAGCACTGGGGCGGTAAACAGATGATCATTCC
This sequence is a window from Deltaproteobacteria bacterium. Protein-coding genes within it:
- a CDS encoding TraR/DksA C4-type zinc finger protein — encoded protein: MSHYERISEKLMSKREILLSRIDKINLDYSSPLNRDSSEQAIELENAEVLSGIHKGALEELNQIDRTLELIEKDEYGTCRMCGMPIPVKRLEAIPYTCYCVTCAGKR
- a CDS encoding response regulator transcription factor, whose product is MINILIADDHPLIRQGLRKVLSSPGDMLVVDEATTCHEVFDKIRKHKYDVIILDIIMPGQSGLDIVKDIKNEFPRLAVLILSACPEDQYAVRALKLGASGYLTKEGALDELIDAVRKVSCGGKHVSKSVAERLAYAIEDNLKIDPHEKLSNREYEVMRMIATGKTVKEIAESLFLSEKTIGTYRARVLEKMNLKNNSEITYYAVKHGLIE
- a CDS encoding saccharopine dehydrogenase family protein, translating into MSSVLIIGAGGVGRVVTHKCVMNRDVFERIVLASRTLSKCEQIRDEIGGDRIEVAHVDADNVSELVDLIKLVKPDVVINVALPYQDLTIMEACLRCGVDYLDTANYEHPDTAKFEYKEQWAYNGRYRDAELMALLGSGFDPGVTNVFCAYAQKHFFDEIHTIDILDCNAGDHGYPFATNFNPEINIREVTAKGRYWEEGKWIETEPMEIKIVHDYPEIGPRDSYLLYHEEMESLVKHMKGLKRIRFFMTFGESYLTHLRVLQNVGMTRIDEVEFEGKKIVPIQFLKALLPDPASLGPRTKGKTNIGCIFKGIKDGKEKSIYIYNICDHEETCKETKSQAVSYTTGVPAMIGAKLMLEGKWKVPGTLNMEQMDPDPFMEELNRQGLPWHVKEV
- a CDS encoding FAD-binding oxidoreductase, with amino-acid sequence MEIPEIKPGHLGPDHVAPDAIPFIKRQQTNPSRWKGDGWDAFVAELEEKGLEIRQGKAAKGIFITDAGGLAYGLPHGAVRAESAEQISQLLKAAQKHKVPVTTRGGGLTTEGESVAFGGVLLDMTGMSRVKKVDKENLTVRTEAGIFWHSLAEELRRYNMDYLSSPLNLTSSVGGTLGVGGVDVNSTRFGCSADQALSVEVVTPTGEIVECSDSVNADLFKRVILGYGQFGVITEATLRIRPYTPLKMHYFYYSSLGNAVKDLVMIDKARACHYSGILTMMDRAITLLVAFDSDNAEQEFMSEWRPKLKGHGEAAFAVNTALYYLLRPWKVREALFLYNRKKELFPDLHPPHHMKDGKILDRTVVFSRAVWKHWGGKQMIIPDVSTNAEKFAEAVEKGNRVCKKYFPHYTLYCVGIRLREDHRDHYEMSCIPPDAEDIAYGCEFEPMLENRIYSRDYLQSFKNEIYDMGVELEGSYYRFGGMMKGYIRRVFGDEVVDKHLEMKKKADPSMILNRDVIF
- a CDS encoding DUF465 domain-containing protein; its protein translation is MVEKHDLLHEFPEHRERIHTLKLENNYFLRLFDEYHEVDREVRRIEAEVEVSSDFYLEDKKKERLLLKDRLYKIITASA